Proteins encoded in a region of the Halioglobus maricola genome:
- a CDS encoding EAL domain-containing protein: MSLRIKLWLAIIALLLAVFSGSFLVSTLSAKSYLEQQISMKNADNAAALALSLTQQGADEVLLELTLSAQFDTGFYELIELQSPAGDTVIQRRDTQSASEAPQWFVSAFPLNIEDGIAAIQSGWTQVGTLILRSHSRFAYDQLWQSTQILALIFLGFMLVSCLIGGQILKRILQPLDDVVDQAEAIGERRFITIPEPNTLEFKQVVGAMNTLSGRIKDVLDKEAMRLQKWQQDAHYDEVTGLNNREPFFKEVSAALESDDVNATGSVSLVRFTHLAELNQQWGRATMDSVLADIGAALSEIVAGHSRWSASRLNGSDFALLAPRAIDAKETAQEALSAIQQSLEQRDIGSDIELPTACTIYAHGDTISSLLTRLDNALQTSEEAGGNTISLAVESDSQLRPVRQQLEDWRVILEEAFREERFSLDFFPVVGLQGELIHNESPVRLVQDGERLSAGVFLPWVNRLEVSLELDKAVVKLAMNELRDGSEPIAANLSVASVVEPSFLPWLTDTLNAAPDAAKRLCLELPEAMAFRHMERFKPLCSQAKAMGVQVGIEHVGHQLAELGQLSDLGIDYLKIDASFVRDVNENAANQTLLRTLCTVGHSIGVNVYAEGVRNEAEWATLQELGADGATGPGINLPDQA; encoded by the coding sequence CGAAGTCCTATCTCGAACAGCAGATCAGCATGAAGAACGCGGACAACGCCGCCGCGCTTGCTCTGTCGCTCACCCAGCAGGGGGCTGATGAAGTACTCCTGGAACTTACGCTTTCCGCTCAGTTTGACACCGGCTTCTACGAGCTTATCGAACTCCAGTCGCCAGCTGGCGATACGGTTATCCAGCGCCGGGACACACAGTCTGCCAGTGAAGCACCCCAATGGTTCGTCAGTGCCTTTCCGCTCAACATTGAAGACGGGATCGCTGCGATCCAGTCAGGATGGACCCAGGTGGGCACCCTGATCCTGCGCAGTCACTCCCGCTTTGCCTATGACCAGCTGTGGCAGAGCACCCAGATACTCGCCCTGATTTTTCTCGGCTTTATGCTTGTCTCCTGCCTGATCGGCGGGCAAATTCTCAAGCGCATCCTGCAGCCGCTGGACGATGTAGTCGACCAGGCAGAGGCCATCGGCGAACGTCGCTTTATTACGATTCCTGAGCCAAACACACTGGAGTTCAAACAGGTCGTAGGGGCAATGAATACGCTGTCAGGCCGCATCAAGGACGTACTCGACAAGGAAGCGATGCGCCTGCAGAAGTGGCAACAGGATGCCCACTACGATGAGGTCACCGGCCTCAATAACCGCGAACCCTTCTTCAAGGAAGTTTCAGCCGCTCTTGAGAGCGACGATGTGAATGCCACTGGCAGCGTCAGCCTGGTCAGGTTCACCCACCTGGCGGAACTCAATCAACAGTGGGGCCGCGCTACCATGGATAGCGTGCTGGCAGACATCGGTGCGGCGCTAAGCGAAATTGTCGCCGGGCACAGCCGCTGGTCGGCCAGCCGCCTGAACGGCTCAGACTTCGCACTCCTGGCACCGCGGGCCATCGACGCAAAGGAAACTGCGCAGGAGGCGCTGTCGGCCATTCAACAATCGCTTGAACAACGTGACATCGGGAGCGACATAGAACTGCCAACGGCCTGCACCATCTACGCCCACGGCGACACCATAAGCTCACTTCTCACCCGTCTGGACAACGCGCTCCAGACCAGCGAAGAAGCTGGCGGAAATACGATCAGTCTCGCGGTAGAAAGCGATTCGCAGCTGCGCCCCGTGCGGCAGCAATTGGAAGACTGGCGCGTTATTCTGGAAGAGGCATTTCGCGAGGAGCGCTTTAGTCTCGACTTTTTCCCCGTGGTGGGCCTGCAAGGAGAATTGATCCACAACGAATCACCCGTGCGCCTGGTGCAGGACGGGGAGCGACTCTCTGCAGGGGTATTCCTGCCCTGGGTGAACCGGCTGGAGGTATCCCTGGAGCTCGATAAGGCAGTGGTTAAACTCGCCATGAATGAACTGCGCGACGGCAGTGAACCCATTGCGGCAAATCTTTCAGTGGCTTCCGTGGTCGAGCCAAGCTTCCTGCCCTGGCTGACAGACACTCTCAACGCAGCGCCCGACGCAGCCAAACGCCTATGCCTGGAGCTACCAGAGGCGATGGCCTTCCGACATATGGAAAGATTCAAACCACTATGCAGTCAGGCGAAAGCCATGGGTGTACAGGTGGGCATAGAGCATGTCGGCCATCAGTTGGCAGAGCTGGGGCAGCTCAGTGACCTCGGTATTGATTACCTTAAGATTGATGCCAGCTTTGTGCGCGACGTCAATGAGAACGCAGCCAACCAGACGCTGCTGCGGACGCTTTGCACCGTGGGTCACTCCATCGGTGTGAACGTGTATGCAGAAGGTGTTCGCAATGAAGCGGAGTGGGCTACCCTGCAGGAGCTCGGGGCCGACGGCGCTACCGGCCCAGGCATCAATCTGCCTGATCAGGCCTGA
- a CDS encoding tryptophan synthase subunit beta like protein — protein sequence MPYIKRDVSGQVVALSWEPMDGFEEQLAEDSPELAAVLGDRARDGGLDETDQDFVRVLEDVVELLIDKGIILFTDLPQSAQDKIMRRQRLRSKLGSRLNLIGDD from the coding sequence ATGCCGTATATAAAAAGGGATGTGTCAGGGCAGGTTGTTGCCTTGAGTTGGGAACCGATGGACGGGTTTGAAGAGCAGCTGGCGGAGGATTCGCCGGAGTTGGCAGCCGTGCTTGGAGATAGAGCCAGGGATGGGGGCCTCGACGAGACCGATCAGGATTTTGTCCGGGTGCTGGAGGATGTGGTCGAGTTGCTCATCGACAAGGGGATTATCCTGTTCACCGACCTGCCGCAATCAGCCCAGGACAAGATCATGCGCAGGCAGCGTTTGCGCAGTAAATTGGGCAGCAGGCTCAACCTTATCGGTGACGACTAG